A window of Scophthalmus maximus strain ysfricsl-2021 chromosome 10, ASM2237912v1, whole genome shotgun sequence contains these coding sequences:
- the eloal gene encoding elongin A, like isoform X2: protein MRRSTLSRHRGRRDTGSYSFYTVLKILQKLKDLDITLDILAETGIGKAVNSLRRHEQAGELAKSLVRGWKKLLPKDCTSLTEDGDVSEAWSVKDKLKDQDCPNAGALTTEDLNNNCVTSHSKSQDSSDAALFKAESKKADMEKQQCEEQKGKKKENPESQQENQLIFQSDVFEKKTEGDKMDSFAFRRKKNDPSERKEGDGNPFFGNNDLEDTHQRKTFKLSNVRDGESPRISKSSQAQKRKRKKTSKEGQDGLEHKQESENKGHSTHKNKKAKIKHKGKEGEGVKVDTSKSFEAYLNYDVSVSKRKERGGAKKPSKKSKTAEKEAATKHSDNKPPVTSENVSPPKQRFQESFMDLINIPLPAALPECEQPSCVEYFDSKVERESDFCDVSEESAGFTGQRLNKKMQVYSGAKTVFLPAMLSLYQQCIRTLQNNINLLYETGGVPFEILEPVLERCTPEQLLRIEEFNPIYIGVTDHIWGKHCQRNFKDSRLQEYESWKEMYIRLSEERERKLQRLTKSIVSANSNKPKGRQVKMAFIHTVAKPPRDVRIQQEIHGTAVQQPHQPKCSASVKVEDSRLRPSCNEPSRSSGSSSGGSNAQDPRKKTRVAPMMAKSLKAFKKQLGRR from the exons GTTCTTAAAATCTTGCAGAAACTCAAGGACTTGGATATCACGCTAGACATTCTTGCT GAAACCGGAATAGGCAAAGCGGTGAACTCCTTGCGCAGACACGAACAGGCTGGAGAATTGGCCAAGTCGTTGGTTAGAGGTTGGAAAAAACTTCTCCCAAAGGACTGCACGAG CCTCACAGAAGATGGGGATGTGTCAGAGGCTTGGTCTGTTAAAGACAAACTCAAAGACCAAGACTGTCCAAATGCCGGAGCTTTGACAACAGAGGATTTAAACAATAACTGCGTGACATCTCACAGCAAGAGTCAGGATTCTTCAGACGCGGCCCTCTTCAAAGCGGAGAGTAAGAAAGCTGATATGgagaaacaacaatgtgaagagcagaaaggaaaaaagaaggaaaatccaGAAAGTCAACAAGAAAACCAGCTCATCTTTCAGAGTGACGTCTTTGAGAAGAAAACTGAAGGGGATAAAATGGATTCATTTGCattcaggaggaagaaaaatgatccgagtgagagaaaagaaggagacgGCAACCCTTTCTTTGGAAACAATGACCTGGAGGACACGCATCAGAGAAAAACTTTCAAACTGTCTAATGTCAGAGATGGTGAATCTCCACGTATATCCAAGAGCTCACAGgcccaaaagagaaaaaggaagaaaactaGTAAAGAGGGGCAGGATGGCCTTGAACACAAACAAGAGTCTGAAAATAAGGGAcattcaacacacaaaaacaaaaaggccaaaataaaacacaaaggcaaGGAAGGTGAGGGTGTCAAAGTGGACACCTCCAAGTCTTTCGAAGCATACTTGAACTATGATGTGAGTGTTTCCAAAAGAAAGGAACGGGGTGGAGCGAAAAAACCTTCCAAAAAATCCAAGACTGCAGAAAAAGAGGCAGCAACCAAACATTCTGACAATAAGCCTCCTGTGACGTCTGAAAATGTCAGTCCTCCAAAACAG AGATTTCAGGAATCTTTCATGGACCTGATTAACATTCCTTtacctgctgctctgcctgaATGTGAACAGCCATCCTGTGTTGAGTACTTCGACAGCAAAG TTGAGAGGGAGTCCGATTTCTGCGACGTCTCCGAGGAGTCGGCCGGCTTCACTGGTCAGCGACTTAACAAGAAGATGCAAGTGTATTCTGGTGCTAAGACCGTGTTCCTCCCGGCCATGTTGAGCTTGTACCAACAGTGTATCCGCACGCTGCAGAACAATATCAACT TGCTTTATGAAACTGGGGGCGTCCCGTTTGAAATCCTCGAGCCAGTGTTGGAGAGGTGTACGCCAGAGCAGCTGCTACGCATTGAAGAATTCAACCCA ATCTACATTGGAGTGACAGACCACATATGGGGTAAACACTGTCAGAGGAACTTCAAGGACTCCAGACTTCAAGAGTATGAATCGTGGAAAGAGATGTATATCAGGCTGTCtgaggaaagggagaggaaaCTCCAGAGGTTGACAAAAAGTATTGTGTCGGCAAATTCTAATAAACCCAAAG gccgGCAGGTGAAGATGGCATTTATTCACACTGTTGCCAAACCACCGAGAGATGTGCGAATTCAGCAGGAAATTCATGGAACTGCTGTTCAGCAGCCTCATCAGCCCAAGTGCAG TGCCAGTGTCAAGGTTGAGGACAGCAGATTGCGGCCAAGTTGTAATGAGCCCAGCAGGTCGAGCGGCTCCAGTTCAGGGGGAAGCAATGCACAAGACCCCcgcaaaaaaacaa GAGTTGCTCCAATGATGGCAAAGTCCTTAAAGGCATTTAAGAAACAGTTGGGACGCAGATAG
- the eloal gene encoding elongin A, like isoform X1, with protein sequence MDGSSEVARKVLRFKLQLSDAGQSATVLKILQKLKDLDITLDILAETGIGKAVNSLRRHEQAGELAKSLVRGWKKLLPKDCTSLTEDGDVSEAWSVKDKLKDQDCPNAGALTTEDLNNNCVTSHSKSQDSSDAALFKAESKKADMEKQQCEEQKGKKKENPESQQENQLIFQSDVFEKKTEGDKMDSFAFRRKKNDPSERKEGDGNPFFGNNDLEDTHQRKTFKLSNVRDGESPRISKSSQAQKRKRKKTSKEGQDGLEHKQESENKGHSTHKNKKAKIKHKGKEGEGVKVDTSKSFEAYLNYDVSVSKRKERGGAKKPSKKSKTAEKEAATKHSDNKPPVTSENVSPPKQRFQESFMDLINIPLPAALPECEQPSCVEYFDSKVERESDFCDVSEESAGFTGQRLNKKMQVYSGAKTVFLPAMLSLYQQCIRTLQNNINLLYETGGVPFEILEPVLERCTPEQLLRIEEFNPIYIGVTDHIWGKHCQRNFKDSRLQEYESWKEMYIRLSEERERKLQRLTKSIVSANSNKPKGRQVKMAFIHTVAKPPRDVRIQQEIHGTAVQQPHQPKCSASVKVEDSRLRPSCNEPSRSSGSSSGGSNAQDPRKKTRVAPMMAKSLKAFKKQLGRR encoded by the exons ATGGACGGCAGCTCCGAGGTGGCGAGGAAAGTCCTGCGCTTCAAACTGCAGCTCTCAGACGCAGGACAGTCTGCCACG GTTCTTAAAATCTTGCAGAAACTCAAGGACTTGGATATCACGCTAGACATTCTTGCT GAAACCGGAATAGGCAAAGCGGTGAACTCCTTGCGCAGACACGAACAGGCTGGAGAATTGGCCAAGTCGTTGGTTAGAGGTTGGAAAAAACTTCTCCCAAAGGACTGCACGAG CCTCACAGAAGATGGGGATGTGTCAGAGGCTTGGTCTGTTAAAGACAAACTCAAAGACCAAGACTGTCCAAATGCCGGAGCTTTGACAACAGAGGATTTAAACAATAACTGCGTGACATCTCACAGCAAGAGTCAGGATTCTTCAGACGCGGCCCTCTTCAAAGCGGAGAGTAAGAAAGCTGATATGgagaaacaacaatgtgaagagcagaaaggaaaaaagaaggaaaatccaGAAAGTCAACAAGAAAACCAGCTCATCTTTCAGAGTGACGTCTTTGAGAAGAAAACTGAAGGGGATAAAATGGATTCATTTGCattcaggaggaagaaaaatgatccgagtgagagaaaagaaggagacgGCAACCCTTTCTTTGGAAACAATGACCTGGAGGACACGCATCAGAGAAAAACTTTCAAACTGTCTAATGTCAGAGATGGTGAATCTCCACGTATATCCAAGAGCTCACAGgcccaaaagagaaaaaggaagaaaactaGTAAAGAGGGGCAGGATGGCCTTGAACACAAACAAGAGTCTGAAAATAAGGGAcattcaacacacaaaaacaaaaaggccaaaataaaacacaaaggcaaGGAAGGTGAGGGTGTCAAAGTGGACACCTCCAAGTCTTTCGAAGCATACTTGAACTATGATGTGAGTGTTTCCAAAAGAAAGGAACGGGGTGGAGCGAAAAAACCTTCCAAAAAATCCAAGACTGCAGAAAAAGAGGCAGCAACCAAACATTCTGACAATAAGCCTCCTGTGACGTCTGAAAATGTCAGTCCTCCAAAACAG AGATTTCAGGAATCTTTCATGGACCTGATTAACATTCCTTtacctgctgctctgcctgaATGTGAACAGCCATCCTGTGTTGAGTACTTCGACAGCAAAG TTGAGAGGGAGTCCGATTTCTGCGACGTCTCCGAGGAGTCGGCCGGCTTCACTGGTCAGCGACTTAACAAGAAGATGCAAGTGTATTCTGGTGCTAAGACCGTGTTCCTCCCGGCCATGTTGAGCTTGTACCAACAGTGTATCCGCACGCTGCAGAACAATATCAACT TGCTTTATGAAACTGGGGGCGTCCCGTTTGAAATCCTCGAGCCAGTGTTGGAGAGGTGTACGCCAGAGCAGCTGCTACGCATTGAAGAATTCAACCCA ATCTACATTGGAGTGACAGACCACATATGGGGTAAACACTGTCAGAGGAACTTCAAGGACTCCAGACTTCAAGAGTATGAATCGTGGAAAGAGATGTATATCAGGCTGTCtgaggaaagggagaggaaaCTCCAGAGGTTGACAAAAAGTATTGTGTCGGCAAATTCTAATAAACCCAAAG gccgGCAGGTGAAGATGGCATTTATTCACACTGTTGCCAAACCACCGAGAGATGTGCGAATTCAGCAGGAAATTCATGGAACTGCTGTTCAGCAGCCTCATCAGCCCAAGTGCAG TGCCAGTGTCAAGGTTGAGGACAGCAGATTGCGGCCAAGTTGTAATGAGCCCAGCAGGTCGAGCGGCTCCAGTTCAGGGGGAAGCAATGCACAAGACCCCcgcaaaaaaacaa GAGTTGCTCCAATGATGGCAAAGTCCTTAAAGGCATTTAAGAAACAGTTGGGACGCAGATAG
- the eloal gene encoding elongin A, like isoform X4 has product MDGSSEVARKVLRFKLQLSDAGQSATVLKILQKLKDLDITLDILAETGIGKAVNSLRRHEQAGELAKSLVRGWKKLLPKDCTSLTEDGDVSEAWSVKDKLKDQDCPNAGALTTEDLNNNCVTSHSKSQDSSDAALFKAESKKADMEKQQCEEQKGKKKENPESQQENQLIFQSDVFEKKTEGDKMDSFAFRRKKNDPSERKEGDGNPFFGNNDLEDTHQRKTFKLSNVRDGESPRISKSSQAQKRKRKKTSKEGQDGLEHKQESENKGHSTHKNKKAKIKHKGKEGEGVKVDTSKSFEAYLNYDVSVSKRKERGGAKKPSKKSKTAEKEAATKHSDNKPPVTSENVSPPKQRFQESFMDLINIPLPAALPECEQPSCVEYFDSKVERESDFCDVSEESAGFTGQRLNKKMCRDLSSVLYETGGVPFEILEPVLERCTPEQLLRIEEFNPIYIGVTDHIWGKHCQRNFKDSRLQEYESWKEMYIRLSEERERKLQRLTKSIVSANSNKPKGRQVKMAFIHTVAKPPRDVRIQQEIHGTAVQQPHQPKCSASVKVEDSRLRPSCNEPSRSSGSSSGGSNAQDPRKKTRVAPMMAKSLKAFKKQLGRR; this is encoded by the exons ATGGACGGCAGCTCCGAGGTGGCGAGGAAAGTCCTGCGCTTCAAACTGCAGCTCTCAGACGCAGGACAGTCTGCCACG GTTCTTAAAATCTTGCAGAAACTCAAGGACTTGGATATCACGCTAGACATTCTTGCT GAAACCGGAATAGGCAAAGCGGTGAACTCCTTGCGCAGACACGAACAGGCTGGAGAATTGGCCAAGTCGTTGGTTAGAGGTTGGAAAAAACTTCTCCCAAAGGACTGCACGAG CCTCACAGAAGATGGGGATGTGTCAGAGGCTTGGTCTGTTAAAGACAAACTCAAAGACCAAGACTGTCCAAATGCCGGAGCTTTGACAACAGAGGATTTAAACAATAACTGCGTGACATCTCACAGCAAGAGTCAGGATTCTTCAGACGCGGCCCTCTTCAAAGCGGAGAGTAAGAAAGCTGATATGgagaaacaacaatgtgaagagcagaaaggaaaaaagaaggaaaatccaGAAAGTCAACAAGAAAACCAGCTCATCTTTCAGAGTGACGTCTTTGAGAAGAAAACTGAAGGGGATAAAATGGATTCATTTGCattcaggaggaagaaaaatgatccgagtgagagaaaagaaggagacgGCAACCCTTTCTTTGGAAACAATGACCTGGAGGACACGCATCAGAGAAAAACTTTCAAACTGTCTAATGTCAGAGATGGTGAATCTCCACGTATATCCAAGAGCTCACAGgcccaaaagagaaaaaggaagaaaactaGTAAAGAGGGGCAGGATGGCCTTGAACACAAACAAGAGTCTGAAAATAAGGGAcattcaacacacaaaaacaaaaaggccaaaataaaacacaaaggcaaGGAAGGTGAGGGTGTCAAAGTGGACACCTCCAAGTCTTTCGAAGCATACTTGAACTATGATGTGAGTGTTTCCAAAAGAAAGGAACGGGGTGGAGCGAAAAAACCTTCCAAAAAATCCAAGACTGCAGAAAAAGAGGCAGCAACCAAACATTCTGACAATAAGCCTCCTGTGACGTCTGAAAATGTCAGTCCTCCAAAACAG AGATTTCAGGAATCTTTCATGGACCTGATTAACATTCCTTtacctgctgctctgcctgaATGTGAACAGCCATCCTGTGTTGAGTACTTCGACAGCAAAG TTGAGAGGGAGTCCGATTTCTGCGACGTCTCCGAGGAGTCGGCCGGCTTCACTGGTCAGCGACTTAACAAGAAGAT GTGCAGGGATCTCTCCTCAGTGCTTTATGAAACTGGGGGCGTCCCGTTTGAAATCCTCGAGCCAGTGTTGGAGAGGTGTACGCCAGAGCAGCTGCTACGCATTGAAGAATTCAACCCA ATCTACATTGGAGTGACAGACCACATATGGGGTAAACACTGTCAGAGGAACTTCAAGGACTCCAGACTTCAAGAGTATGAATCGTGGAAAGAGATGTATATCAGGCTGTCtgaggaaagggagaggaaaCTCCAGAGGTTGACAAAAAGTATTGTGTCGGCAAATTCTAATAAACCCAAAG gccgGCAGGTGAAGATGGCATTTATTCACACTGTTGCCAAACCACCGAGAGATGTGCGAATTCAGCAGGAAATTCATGGAACTGCTGTTCAGCAGCCTCATCAGCCCAAGTGCAG TGCCAGTGTCAAGGTTGAGGACAGCAGATTGCGGCCAAGTTGTAATGAGCCCAGCAGGTCGAGCGGCTCCAGTTCAGGGGGAAGCAATGCACAAGACCCCcgcaaaaaaacaa GAGTTGCTCCAATGATGGCAAAGTCCTTAAAGGCATTTAAGAAACAGTTGGGACGCAGATAG
- the eloal gene encoding elongin A, like isoform X3 codes for MLEVLKILQKLKDLDITLDILAETGIGKAVNSLRRHEQAGELAKSLVRGWKKLLPKDCTSLTEDGDVSEAWSVKDKLKDQDCPNAGALTTEDLNNNCVTSHSKSQDSSDAALFKAESKKADMEKQQCEEQKGKKKENPESQQENQLIFQSDVFEKKTEGDKMDSFAFRRKKNDPSERKEGDGNPFFGNNDLEDTHQRKTFKLSNVRDGESPRISKSSQAQKRKRKKTSKEGQDGLEHKQESENKGHSTHKNKKAKIKHKGKEGEGVKVDTSKSFEAYLNYDVSVSKRKERGGAKKPSKKSKTAEKEAATKHSDNKPPVTSENVSPPKQRFQESFMDLINIPLPAALPECEQPSCVEYFDSKVERESDFCDVSEESAGFTGQRLNKKMQVYSGAKTVFLPAMLSLYQQCIRTLQNNINLLYETGGVPFEILEPVLERCTPEQLLRIEEFNPIYIGVTDHIWGKHCQRNFKDSRLQEYESWKEMYIRLSEERERKLQRLTKSIVSANSNKPKGRQVKMAFIHTVAKPPRDVRIQQEIHGTAVQQPHQPKCSASVKVEDSRLRPSCNEPSRSSGSSSGGSNAQDPRKKTRVAPMMAKSLKAFKKQLGRR; via the exons ATGCTAGAG GTTCTTAAAATCTTGCAGAAACTCAAGGACTTGGATATCACGCTAGACATTCTTGCT GAAACCGGAATAGGCAAAGCGGTGAACTCCTTGCGCAGACACGAACAGGCTGGAGAATTGGCCAAGTCGTTGGTTAGAGGTTGGAAAAAACTTCTCCCAAAGGACTGCACGAG CCTCACAGAAGATGGGGATGTGTCAGAGGCTTGGTCTGTTAAAGACAAACTCAAAGACCAAGACTGTCCAAATGCCGGAGCTTTGACAACAGAGGATTTAAACAATAACTGCGTGACATCTCACAGCAAGAGTCAGGATTCTTCAGACGCGGCCCTCTTCAAAGCGGAGAGTAAGAAAGCTGATATGgagaaacaacaatgtgaagagcagaaaggaaaaaagaaggaaaatccaGAAAGTCAACAAGAAAACCAGCTCATCTTTCAGAGTGACGTCTTTGAGAAGAAAACTGAAGGGGATAAAATGGATTCATTTGCattcaggaggaagaaaaatgatccgagtgagagaaaagaaggagacgGCAACCCTTTCTTTGGAAACAATGACCTGGAGGACACGCATCAGAGAAAAACTTTCAAACTGTCTAATGTCAGAGATGGTGAATCTCCACGTATATCCAAGAGCTCACAGgcccaaaagagaaaaaggaagaaaactaGTAAAGAGGGGCAGGATGGCCTTGAACACAAACAAGAGTCTGAAAATAAGGGAcattcaacacacaaaaacaaaaaggccaaaataaaacacaaaggcaaGGAAGGTGAGGGTGTCAAAGTGGACACCTCCAAGTCTTTCGAAGCATACTTGAACTATGATGTGAGTGTTTCCAAAAGAAAGGAACGGGGTGGAGCGAAAAAACCTTCCAAAAAATCCAAGACTGCAGAAAAAGAGGCAGCAACCAAACATTCTGACAATAAGCCTCCTGTGACGTCTGAAAATGTCAGTCCTCCAAAACAG AGATTTCAGGAATCTTTCATGGACCTGATTAACATTCCTTtacctgctgctctgcctgaATGTGAACAGCCATCCTGTGTTGAGTACTTCGACAGCAAAG TTGAGAGGGAGTCCGATTTCTGCGACGTCTCCGAGGAGTCGGCCGGCTTCACTGGTCAGCGACTTAACAAGAAGATGCAAGTGTATTCTGGTGCTAAGACCGTGTTCCTCCCGGCCATGTTGAGCTTGTACCAACAGTGTATCCGCACGCTGCAGAACAATATCAACT TGCTTTATGAAACTGGGGGCGTCCCGTTTGAAATCCTCGAGCCAGTGTTGGAGAGGTGTACGCCAGAGCAGCTGCTACGCATTGAAGAATTCAACCCA ATCTACATTGGAGTGACAGACCACATATGGGGTAAACACTGTCAGAGGAACTTCAAGGACTCCAGACTTCAAGAGTATGAATCGTGGAAAGAGATGTATATCAGGCTGTCtgaggaaagggagaggaaaCTCCAGAGGTTGACAAAAAGTATTGTGTCGGCAAATTCTAATAAACCCAAAG gccgGCAGGTGAAGATGGCATTTATTCACACTGTTGCCAAACCACCGAGAGATGTGCGAATTCAGCAGGAAATTCATGGAACTGCTGTTCAGCAGCCTCATCAGCCCAAGTGCAG TGCCAGTGTCAAGGTTGAGGACAGCAGATTGCGGCCAAGTTGTAATGAGCCCAGCAGGTCGAGCGGCTCCAGTTCAGGGGGAAGCAATGCACAAGACCCCcgcaaaaaaacaa GAGTTGCTCCAATGATGGCAAAGTCCTTAAAGGCATTTAAGAAACAGTTGGGACGCAGATAG
- the eloal gene encoding elongin A, like isoform X5, translating to MDGSSEVARKVLRFKLQLSDAGQSATVLKILQKLKDLDITLDILAETGIGKAVNSLRRHEQAGELAKSLVRGWKKLLPKDCTSLTEDGDVSEAWSVKDKLKDQDCPNAGALTTEDLNNNCVTSHSKSQDSSDAALFKAESKKADMEKQQCEEQKGKKKENPESQQENQLIFQSDVFEKKTEGDKMDSFAFRRKKNDPSERKEGDGNPFFGNNDLEDTHQRKTFKLSNVRDGESPRISKSSQAQKRKRKKTSKEGQDGLEHKQESENKGHSTHKNKKAKIKHKGKEGEGVKVDTSKSFEAYLNYDVSVSKRKERGGAKKPSKKSKTAEKEAATKHSDNKPPVTSENVSPPKQRFQESFMDLINIPLPAALPECEQPSCVEYFDSKVERESDFCDVSEESAGFTGQRLNKKMQVYSGAKTVFLPAMLSLYQQCIRTLQNNINLLYETGGVPFEILEPVLERCTPEQLLRIEEFNPIYIGVTDHIWGKHCQRNFKDSRLQEYESWKEMYIRLSEERERKLQRLTKSIVSANSNKPKGRQVKMAFIHTVAKPPRDVRIQQEIHGTAVQQPHQPKCRNSLQPSCFLIQEFINKPKMRAILGICCAFYLG from the exons ATGGACGGCAGCTCCGAGGTGGCGAGGAAAGTCCTGCGCTTCAAACTGCAGCTCTCAGACGCAGGACAGTCTGCCACG GTTCTTAAAATCTTGCAGAAACTCAAGGACTTGGATATCACGCTAGACATTCTTGCT GAAACCGGAATAGGCAAAGCGGTGAACTCCTTGCGCAGACACGAACAGGCTGGAGAATTGGCCAAGTCGTTGGTTAGAGGTTGGAAAAAACTTCTCCCAAAGGACTGCACGAG CCTCACAGAAGATGGGGATGTGTCAGAGGCTTGGTCTGTTAAAGACAAACTCAAAGACCAAGACTGTCCAAATGCCGGAGCTTTGACAACAGAGGATTTAAACAATAACTGCGTGACATCTCACAGCAAGAGTCAGGATTCTTCAGACGCGGCCCTCTTCAAAGCGGAGAGTAAGAAAGCTGATATGgagaaacaacaatgtgaagagcagaaaggaaaaaagaaggaaaatccaGAAAGTCAACAAGAAAACCAGCTCATCTTTCAGAGTGACGTCTTTGAGAAGAAAACTGAAGGGGATAAAATGGATTCATTTGCattcaggaggaagaaaaatgatccgagtgagagaaaagaaggagacgGCAACCCTTTCTTTGGAAACAATGACCTGGAGGACACGCATCAGAGAAAAACTTTCAAACTGTCTAATGTCAGAGATGGTGAATCTCCACGTATATCCAAGAGCTCACAGgcccaaaagagaaaaaggaagaaaactaGTAAAGAGGGGCAGGATGGCCTTGAACACAAACAAGAGTCTGAAAATAAGGGAcattcaacacacaaaaacaaaaaggccaaaataaaacacaaaggcaaGGAAGGTGAGGGTGTCAAAGTGGACACCTCCAAGTCTTTCGAAGCATACTTGAACTATGATGTGAGTGTTTCCAAAAGAAAGGAACGGGGTGGAGCGAAAAAACCTTCCAAAAAATCCAAGACTGCAGAAAAAGAGGCAGCAACCAAACATTCTGACAATAAGCCTCCTGTGACGTCTGAAAATGTCAGTCCTCCAAAACAG AGATTTCAGGAATCTTTCATGGACCTGATTAACATTCCTTtacctgctgctctgcctgaATGTGAACAGCCATCCTGTGTTGAGTACTTCGACAGCAAAG TTGAGAGGGAGTCCGATTTCTGCGACGTCTCCGAGGAGTCGGCCGGCTTCACTGGTCAGCGACTTAACAAGAAGATGCAAGTGTATTCTGGTGCTAAGACCGTGTTCCTCCCGGCCATGTTGAGCTTGTACCAACAGTGTATCCGCACGCTGCAGAACAATATCAACT TGCTTTATGAAACTGGGGGCGTCCCGTTTGAAATCCTCGAGCCAGTGTTGGAGAGGTGTACGCCAGAGCAGCTGCTACGCATTGAAGAATTCAACCCA ATCTACATTGGAGTGACAGACCACATATGGGGTAAACACTGTCAGAGGAACTTCAAGGACTCCAGACTTCAAGAGTATGAATCGTGGAAAGAGATGTATATCAGGCTGTCtgaggaaagggagaggaaaCTCCAGAGGTTGACAAAAAGTATTGTGTCGGCAAATTCTAATAAACCCAAAG gccgGCAGGTGAAGATGGCATTTATTCACACTGTTGCCAAACCACCGAGAGATGTGCGAATTCAGCAGGAAATTCATGGAACTGCTGTTCAGCAGCCTCATCAGCCCAAGTGCAG GAATTCACTTCAGCCGAGTTGTTTCCTAATTCAGGAGTTcataaacaaaccaaagatGAGAGCCATTCTAGGCATTTGCTGTGCATTTTATCTTGGGTAA